The genomic region GTGCTTAGTGATGGTTTGTGTGATCTGCAGACTAAGCCAAAGAGAACTATGAGGTGGAGTGACGATGGCCATAACAAGTAACAGAATTCCTTCGGGAAGCAGGGATATTTCATGGCAACTGAGCAGATGCTAACCACAAAAGACCAAAGAACAGCAGGttgcaaaataaaaccagaacCAAAAACATGTAAAACAACAAGATAAAGAGCAGAGGACCTTGAGAAATATCTTCAACCAAGTTTTAGGGCTTTCATGATTTTTATTTCGCAATTTCCAATCCAGTACCAGCTCAAAGCTTACCTCTGTTTGTTTGTGATTTTCAGCACTTGTtggcactacagttcccatcagtccctgccagcatgatgagaattgtagtccaatagcaaCTGGAGGGGCCATAGCTTTCCCCATCTCTGGCTttagaaggaaggggaaattcaAAAGGTTCGGAAAACCCAAACTGTGGTCGGGTGTTTTCTGAACATCAGCACAGATCGTCGTGAGATGCTTCCTGAATTTATTCCACAGGgcaacagccttcaccaacctggtgccctccagatgtttctccaTGTGGGCtttggatgatgggaactgtagtccaaaacatctggagggcagcaaggtGACAAAGTCTGCAGTACAGATGGTTGCACCTCTATGGTTGCTTCAGCAGCTGGGACAGGGCTCTTtcctcccacttttccttctctttttggctttctttctcttcctgggGTGATGGCCAGTTCTCCAGCGACCCTTGGCCACCTGCTTCATCCACCTCTTCACATGTCTGTTCTCGGGGCTCACACACAGCTTTTTGTGCTTTGTGTGAATGCTGTTGGGATAAGAAAATAAAggccagttttgttgttgttgttgttgttgttgttgttagaaaaagTAACCTTAAAAGGTTATATTTTGAAGCAACCAGTATGTATGAACAGAAGACTTAACCCAGCCAAATTTAAGCACTTTTGAGTCCAGCAGGTCCATCCCTACCATACTAGAGAGGGACACAGGGGCCTCAGGCAGATGATTCTGAGTGTTGTGATAGGGTGTTCTTCAATCTTAGGTTTAATGTGGTTTCCTGATAAGTAACTCCTTGAAAATAAATGAGTTTCCTTTCCTACCATGAGAAAAAAAGTGATATTGCAACCCCACTCCAATTTTCCATGTCCCATGAAAGCTAAtggaatgattattatttttttggtttctAAGAGGCTGCAAGACTCTtcgttgcttttgctgcaagagattTAACACAGCTAACACCCAGGAAATCCTAtccatgttttgttgttgttgttcagtcgttcagtcatgtcccactcttcgtgaccccatggaccagagcacgccaggcacacctatcttttactgcctcccgcagtttggccaaactcatgctagtcacttcgagcatgagtttagccaaactgtgggaggcagtgaaagataggcgtgcctggcgtgctctggtccatgtttactcagaattaaatcATGCAACGTCCAGTGGAGCTTGCTCACAGGAAAGTATGCTTATGGTTACAGCCACACACTGCCtacaaaatctaaataaaaagcTTCTAAATGAAAGGATTTGCAATTTGCAAATGGATTTCAATTAATCTGCTTTAAAACAGGTGATTAATCAAACAAATATGATATCATCATTGTGTGTGCTAGCGTGCACACATCTCAGCGTCATAGCACAATCATGATTGTGTTTACTCAAAAGTGACTCCCACTGAGTTCAGAAGAGCTTATGCCAAGTTTCTTGGAACAGGAATTCAGCCTTGAACTCCAGCTCCTTGTTAGCTTAACCTTCCTCTTTGAAttccaattaaaataaaactgtcTTATTATTTACAGATCATTCTCACCATTCCAAAGTTGCAcacagacaacacacacacaaacatttttctttctttcccaccgcTTACATCACAGCGGATATTTTGCATAAATCGCCACCATTCTGAATGTCAAACGCTGCCACTGTCCTTAGCCATCTTCTGGGAATATGATGGGCTACTTCTGTGCAGCAGTCAAAAAGTGCAGGAAACACAGCTGAAAGAAACAGCAAGAAAACAGCTGTTAGGCAGCAGTCCTAGTGTGTGTCCACTTCGATAGGAGTAAATAAACCTCATGGAatttaatgagacttacttctgaaatGGCACATATAGCACTGTACTTAAACTTCCAGGATGCCTGGAGCGACGGTACCGGTATATAGATTTGCAGTCTAATTTGGATTAGACCACTGCacagagcaggggtagtcaacataGTGCTCTCTAGATTTTatggactgcagctctcatcatccccagccagcatgcccaaaggtcaggaatgatgggagttgtagttcagcaacatctggaggtcattgcattggctacccctgagctagaaggtctgaatcagtataaggaAGCTGCTTATGCGCTACCGTATGATGAGGGGGAATCTGACACACTTTTGCACCTAATCAGAATTCTGTAGGAACAAAGAAATAGTAAGAATCTTTCCACCATGTTGTGCATGCCTTAGCCCAcccagtcatagctgtcaacttttcccttttcttgtgaggaatcctattcagaataagggaatttcccttaaaataagggaaaagttgacagctatgcacccagTGTCCTAACACTAAAAGGAAATTGCCCCTCATTGCCTCATGTCCTCTCCCCATTAGCTGCTTAAAAGAAAGCAAGTTCCCAAAGTTATTACAGTCTGAAGTTCTTATTAAACAACTTTCTCTCCCTTGCTGTTATGTATGCTAGAATACAGTACTGAGGGCAAACTTCAGTTGCTGATGCCTAAGCGTTTTCACTTACTCTAATTTTCTGATCGGGTTATAAAATAACATGCAAGACAATCCCTAGGTgtgatgcattgcagggggacggactaaatgacccctgggggtACTTTCCCACTCTATAAGTTTGTGATTCAATGAAACAAACAAGGTTGGGCTGAACCATTTTGCTGATCCCATCAAGATGGCTGTGTTGTAGAACTGAGAGATCGCCAAGAATCTCTCGTAACAGCAGAGAGGGTGCGGGAGTTCAGTTCTTGGGTTAGCACACCCCAGCGCAAACAGTTGTGCCCTAAAACCCTCTGCTACTTTGTAGGGGTTCCCAGGGTGCAACTCTCCCTTTGATGACCACTAGGCTTGCTTGTGCTGTTGCGCTGGCTTTGCATAGGAGATAGAAGCCGCACTCCATTCCTTCTATTTCCAGTGTTCAGAAGTGAGCGCCATTTCCTTTTTAGCCAAAAAATTTCAagcgttggttttttttttgtggaaCAAGGGACTGACTCACTTGTCAGCCTCACTTGTTCTGTACTACCAAAACCCTCCAGCTGAACCACTGTTTCAAGGTTTAAGGCAGGAGACATTTAGAAAGAAGGGTCAAGGGGTAGGCTTAAATGCTAAGGGTGAAACATGCCCTTCTTTGAGCTTTTGGCACCTGTATCGGTTATAGCCTctaggaaagaaaagaagagaaacaggAACTAAAAGTCATTTTATCTGTGACCATTGACCTCTTCACTGAGAAGCAATCTCTTCATAAGGAGCGTTTCTTTCCCTTCAGATCTTGCCTCTTCATATCGCTGACCTACCTGAAAGTGCAGGTATTGTGGAAAACAACACATTATATTttcagggaagggccatagctcagcgggagagcacctgctttgcatgcagaaggtcccaaattcaaaccccagcatctctaggtagtcCCATGTGGGAACTTTCATTGTCCCAACTATGGAGCAGAGCCCCAAAAAGCTCCTGGTGAATTCTTCATGCAGTTGCATTTAGAACCTTTCTCATcttcagggctcttcttctgttattGACTCAGCCTCGCTTCCCTGTCCATCTCTCTGTCTTCAGGTGCATAAGGAGCTGCTCCTTTCAGTTAAGCCTCTCCCTCCTTGACTTGCCACTGGGGTGGCTATCCCCAGTATTgctgccttttccttcctcccacgCTGTGCTCTAAATGGCTGCGGCAAGGCTTGAGCATCACCCaaccctttccccttttcctcctccatccTTGCTTTGAACCCCCTCTAAATGTGCCACCCACCATGCCTTTGTCATCCAAGTGTCTCTCCTTCTCTGGCAGGACCACCCTGCCCAGCCTCTTCTGGTAGACGGCTGCTTCCTACATTgtcctcttctccccaccacTGCTATGGGGCGCTCAATAAAACCATACCAAGGACACATTTGGATTTCAGAGAGAGTGAAATCAGAACAAAATGTAACGGCTAAGAAGAGGCTGAGCCGCAAATCAAGACGTTCCTGGTTCTGCCTTGAATTCACCAGGTGCTGTTACGCAAACCGCTCTGTCACTGCCTCATCATCCTCCCCATGCAATATGAGGATCATGATACTGACCTACTTTGCCAGGATTGTTGGAAGTCTCCTTTGAAAACGCCACTACCGGGCACACTTTGAATATGCTGAATAACAGCCACACCCAGCATTGTTCAAGCCACCAGGCCCATGCACACATCTCTGCAGAATATTGCTGTATGCACACATACCTGTGTTTTGGAAAGAAAGGTTTCATCCTTCCTGCACCCATATCTATGAAAACAAGGAAGTGAACACTTCCCAGAAAGGATTAGTTGATCCTTACAAACCCTGCAGCAGTGCCTAATCAATGTGGCTGGCTGTTGAAAGAGCTCCCTTTGGAAGTCGACTGAAGGCTAACTGCAGAGGTAGCTCAGGCCTTTCTCGGATTTAGTTATTTACATATTcctcctttttcctccaaggatctcaaggtggtgtgcattgttctcccctgcccattttatgctcacaacaaccctgtgagataggttaggctgagagataatgcctgacccaaggtcacccagtgagcataaAGGTTGAGTGTGGATTTGAGCATCATGGTTGAGGGACTGAACCAGCACACCTACTCGGGTATATGTTGCATTGAAACTTGCATTCAGTTTAAAACATACATAGAATTGGGTTGATCATAATAATTTTCTGTGTTCCTTTATTCTGAATCGGGATGAAATGTGAATCCACCTTGACAATCCATTCAGCGGATTAGATCTTAATTTCCTTGTTAAGCTTTGTTAGAACTCTTCCTATTAATGGCGAGTTTCAAGCAgaacctatgcatgtttattcagaatatAAGCCACACTGTGTTCAAGGAGGCTTGCTTCCAATTTGAGCATTTAGGACTGCAAACCTCAGGGAAGTATGTTTATGCACCCAGGAGGTCTTTCACACTTCACTAAGCTTCCTTGTGgggaaaaagcaaaagaagatCTCCTGGAAGAGAAACCACAAGATTTGCATACTAAGTGCTCTATATCCTTATGCCACTATTATAGCAGCTCGCTGAAGGTAATACTCCTCAGTGCCCAAACACTTTACCCTCTGTGTTCTTTATATTCTGTGCGTTGTTGATCAGCAGTCCTGTTCCTATTTACATCCAGAAATGTGTGCAGCTCTACTGGTGCATTTCAAGGGCTGACATCCTCAGCCACCTTATTGAAggtgccctcaaaatctgctccagagggttggaggaaaATGCAAGAGGATAGGAAGCCCCATTGTGCCTTTGACCGTGGATGgtcattatggctagtagccgtgTTCTGCTATGCATCCCCAGTGCTACCCCTTCCGGAAGGGCtacagtgcaacaaaagcaagacaaaaaaaacccaaaaaatatGTGCAGTAAGAAAAGTTAGGgggtttcagcaggaagctatgcgCTGATTGGATATAGAACAGTATGACCAccccaaaactttaaaaaaggtaaaggtaaagaacccctgacagttaagtccaatcgtgaatgactctggggttgtggcgctcatcttgctttattggccaagggagccggtgtacagcttccgggtcatgtggccagcatgactaagccgcttctggcgaaccatggaaacgccgtttaccttcccactggagcggtacctatttatctacttgcactttgtcgtgcttttgaactgttatgttggcaggagcagggaccgaacaatgggagttcaccccgtcacggggatttgaaccgctgaccttccgatcggcaagcccaaggctcagtggtttacaccacagcaccacccgcgacCCCAAAACTTACACAGGAACAAATAGCATTGAAAGCGGGGTCCCAAATGACCACCCACATAGCACTTTGAGTGCAAAACATAATGAATAAGGGCAATAAAAGGGCGTCTGGAGGGGGGGTCTATTGTTTACGAATAAGCTAAGACCTAAAAGCTGTTCCTGTAAGCTGTCTTGACCCGTATGGCCACACATATTGAAAGCTTCGATATGGCCTGGCTACTAAAGGGGTACATACGGAGCACTAATGGACTGGCGTTTGCAGAAGGAAACACTGTTTCCTTGACACGGCAACACTGCCAGACTTAGAAAAAATGAAATACATAATTCAGGCAATGCTGCTTCCGTTCCACCCCTGCCAACACACTCTGCTTACAAGATCCAAGGTTCAAAACAActtggtggtgatgatgatgatggaaaagAAGAACAGATGGAGGGAAGGGCCTGAAGATCCTGGTTAGGTGGGCTGAGCTGGGAAACTGCTTCAGAGGGGGAAAggtcaacccacccacccctttgttGGAGATGGAGAAACatatcaatttcattttctctctgtttctcattttccccaggtCAAGTTCAGTCTTCCACCATCACTTTgaggtgtgtgggttttttttggtttttttgtaaatCATGAAAATCtattagcattttagtgctgaTTTCTCATCATATGCACGCTTTAATGCAGCCTTGCcacatatacatatttttttgcaaagcgatcccctccccacaaattttgtatgttgtttttgctgatatatgcatttttatgcacactttacccaagtAGATGCATTCTTGTACAGTTTTCTtgactgcagaactgcattgtgaaattcagagaagcacGGGTTTTGCAGGATAGCTGTGCCTCGGTTTATGTAGTGTttctgaaagtgtgaattaggaaggtttgcctttaaatggaaACTCCTCCACCCTTGCCTTCTGCACCTCCTGTAAGACAACTTGGAAACATAGGAAacagccttatattgagtcagaccaatggtccttCTAGCTCTGTATTCTCTGCGCTGAACTGACTGGCGGctgctctccagcgtttcaggtagagctctctttctttctctccctctccctgccctatCTGGGTtgtgcctgggattgaaccttctgcatgcaaagtagatgtccTCTCCCATTTTGCAGCTCTTGACAGttgctttcttttcccccctAAAGTTGCGCACTGTGACCCCAAGCTCTCCTTCACAAGGCCAGCTCACCAAAGGTTTGCATGCCAAAGGATAATCGGAGAAGGCATGtcaatcggattttttttaaaaaaaatgatacagATCACTTACAGAAATGACCTTTGCCCAGATCATATTTCCTTGTTGAAACTGTCCATTTTCCACTTTGCCCTCCACCTCTAAAATGCGGAGGTTTTCTCAGTGTGGCAGCTGTCTCGCAGCCTGTTTGTGCAAAAGATCTCTCCGCCAAATGACTGCCAGGCATAGCAAAACCAAGATTCCTTGGTTTTCACACTGCAACTACTTTTTCTGACCAGAGCAGGCTGCTCTGAATTACCGGTAGCTCCCTTCCTCAAGTGCAAGAAGTACGCATTAATGTTAGACATGACTTACCCTCTGATATAGGGTGAACTATCACAATTCCAAATGTGGCAAGGACGATGGGCAGGTTCATGCTGCAAGATTCATGCTTCCTCTGTGCTGGAGGCTTGAGTACAGACTGAAAGTGATAGGGATCTGCCTGCCAAGGCTATTGCCACCTCTTGGCTGTAGAGGGACAAAAGAAGTTCGAGCCCCACCCCTAGCAAAGTGCAAACACAAGACCCATTAAGGATTTGTGGACTCTCAGTACTCACCTCTCCTGTAGGATAATAATCTCTCTCTAGCTATAGGACAGGAGTACAGACATTTCATTTATACTAGGAGCCCCTCCTGAGCGGCCTCTTTCTTACCCTGTGCATTGTGCAACATTGACGCAATgataatgcaaaacaaaataaaaaataaataagttccttccagcagcaccttagagaccagctaaatttgttcttggtatgagctttcgtgtgcctgcacacttcttcagatactaatgATAATGCATTAGTGATGGATTTATACTGGGCCGTCCACAcaacattctgctttattagttgttcccCAATATTCTCGTGTTTACTTGCACTCTAGAGCAACAaaagcaggaaataataataataataataataataataataataataataataatataaactggaacatttgtggtacaaaaagttacaggatttctgCAGGAGATTAAGAGACGTATGCAGATCGGATATGAAGCAGCATATCttccctgaaacttttgcaggttCGAAGAGTATTGAAAGACACATTTCGAATAATTGTCATCATGAGcacagttcataaaaaaaataccATACCTGGAAGGGCCCTGTGCTTATGTTGTAAAAGCGAAGGCAGCCAGCTGATCTCAAACCCACCTGAGAATCACAAGTCCACATTTTCAAATCCTGGAGATGGCTTTGATTACTTGATGGCAATAAGCAACCTGCAGTCACTGTGAAAGTGGAGCATAAGGGCTCCTGGCTTGGGGAGGGTCTCTTAAACTCAGTTAAGCACTAATAACCTATTTTCAGGTCTTTGTGGCTGACTGCCACATTCTGATGTTAGGGAAATAGCAGGGGAGCCGAGCTGAAGTTCCTCTGCCTCAGCCAGGGGCGGTCTTTGGTAATCTTtcgtaatatggtgccctgtttGGTGCCCCCAGATCGATATCCTCAGTTCTGGATCTTTTCAGTTTTGTGGCTTCTCAGCTTGGCATCCAATGGcaagggctaatgggagttgtagttcaccagaCTCTGGAGGATCAAAGGTTTTCTGCATCTGCTGTAATCTTGCTAAAACACAATCCAATTCAAGTCTGGTTTGTCCCTTGTATTAAATATAGTTATAcccttggactagatgggcctttggcctgatccaggagagcTCTTGTGTTTTTACCCCATCGTTCCATCCAAGAGCACCCACGAAACAGATTAACAATGctataagagtttggatttgatatcccgcttttcactacccgaaggagcctcaaagcggctaacattctcctttcccttcctcccccacaacaaacactctgtgaggtgagtggggctgagagacttcagagaagtgtgactagcccaaggtcacccagcagctgcatatggaggagcggagacacgaacccggttccccagattatgagtctaccgctcttaaccactacaccacactggctctataaagACAACCATAGTCACaaaccttgtttttttaaaaatatataatacatcTCATGCCTGGTGTACTCTTGTCCATGTATCTCCAAAACTCTaaaagcaaactgaaacacattGAAGTCAGTGTGTGTTTCTAAAGAGGAAGGATCAAAAAACACTCCCTCTTTAACTTGAGCTTCAATGAAGTTTTTTAACATATTGGTAGACACTTACTTGTGCTAGCCAGCAAACTACTACAAAGGACGTTTGTTTCCTAGCTCCAGATCTGCTAAAGTCTGGAGTCCTTCTTGAGCTGAGTTTGCAAACGTTTGTGTAGGATTTTGTACCAAATTCAGATTTTCTAGTTTCGCCTTTTGCGTGTTCAGAcattttaacctcaccccaaataatttcagacaagactcaaattttggtttgttttttggcagaatttaggccacaactttattgattacagcaagtgattggttgcataggctctggtttgactagctccctgctccgcaggtagcggtgacccagggttccagcataggtcaaccaagggtgaacacctggataagcggaaagccgggaacaggctatcttcaccacccaaatgtccccctggactcaggcatgggcacaaccccctctcgggggttgaccaaaccatcaagttcctggattcctttaatggaataccctatcacctgaaccagagcctatccgcaaccttacaaattatgacaatttgctacatggcaggtgaaacccaaatggcaacagccaatcaaccaactggggaaaattcctgccatgcccctgtcccaatgacaaacgacacacaacggcatagcaatatcaagcgcacaagccctaaaagtaggaagagaggggcgggtgttccgatgcacgcaccgaaagaggaagctctgggtcacgtgcatgggtatttatacgTCCCTTGATCTgtttagcttgcatcccattggcttgattgaaccctgcatcgaagGACCTACCGagtgggtgttgtggctgtcaatcatacccacccacaacacagggtttggttgccaggtctcaccgcaatacgtgccctctttaagggaggacccaatttcaCACAATAAACTACCATTGCGGCCTCTTATGCAAGCAAGTGCTACAATTGTACATTGTGATTGCACAGAATGTAGAAATGGGATTGAACTTCCAGCGAATCCTAGCTTTCATTTAAAGAAGAAACAAGCCACCTCAAATTTCTAGCTTCACAGCTATGAAGTAAAGTTTAGGAATGTGTGTGAATAAGGCCTGCTGAAATCTCAGACATTAGAGAGGGGGCTGAACAAAATATCCAGTGGTTGAAACAAAGATTGTCCTTGTTGTTTGCAACAAAGTCAGAAGAGACTGTGCAaactagcaaaaaataaaaatgctgaataAATGCCTCAGTATAATAGGAATCATGCACGTTTGTCAACATGTAAGATTTGGATGTTGCAGAGTTTAGCTGATTTTGACACAGCATTTGGAATTGGACGAGCAATTTATTTTAGCACACAGAGTATACACACCAAAGGCATCTTGAGCATTCACCTTTATTGCCTTGCACAAACTTTATGTGGAGGTTAGACTCTGTTGagcatttgtttgcaaggagattaTGTGACAATGAGCCTTTGTTCTTATTTCCTTGTGAATGTAAGGAGAGTCTCATGGACCAGAACTGAGGTCAGCCTAGAGTGGCATCCATCCTATTTCGCACCACAGCCAATGACATGCTTCTGGACATCCACAAGCAGGTAATGA from Lacerta agilis isolate rLacAgi1 chromosome 11, rLacAgi1.pri, whole genome shotgun sequence harbors:
- the CCL28 gene encoding C-C motif chemokine 28 → MNLPIVLATFGIVIVHPISEAVFPALFDCCTEVAHHIPRRWLRTVAAFDIQNGGDLCKISAVIIHTKHKKLCVSPENRHVKRWMKQVAKGRWRTGHHPRKRKKAKKRRKSGRKEPCPSC